A single region of the Anopheles funestus chromosome X, idAnoFuneDA-416_04, whole genome shotgun sequence genome encodes:
- the LOC125772355 gene encoding uncharacterized protein LOC125772355 isoform X1 translates to MVLMALATSQQQQPISNQDDSNPQSLHTPDDEEASNVNNSRSECQKLRTSQETVALMLGSNEHLRASCEDQVRATNITASRITVSVSNSSTLESVLNDESAHRYGAGAVETGESKVEDKAASRPTSACSSGSSSSSSDIQQHLQSMFCLLRPEETLKMAVKLESLRTGRTRYLVVVSRTVTSKRHNTGTLYLTGNGSTGTTNGNISSWPLSATPVPIVTPTASQHFGRSTCPPLSGTVTAAHMRHGSCTSETFAGIDTFVSSLDNCVLNVGSISSSGRLPDGHVPCRSDQCDSKTNSRLINSTGTVEMAPSGISSTDPVGEPLEGTPGTDDATIGDKVDCPHESASAFSQGELQNQQYQNQHSNSNSAITVEGGKKIEESCLLGIDCNERTTVGLVLKVLADTSIRLDGDGGFSVSSCGKQHIFKPVSVQAMWSALQTLHKASFKAREHNFFAGGPSHDWVSYYEAHIDSDRSCLNEWNAMDSLESRRPPSPGSIRSKPTEREETESVIRSKLKEVMMSVDLDDVTSKFIRGRLEELLDMDLGEYKPFIDAEMLVILGQMDAPTEIFDHVYLGSEWNASNLEELQRNGVHHILNVTREIDNFFPGLFHYCNVRVYDDEKTDLLRHWDNTFKFISRAKMEGSKVLVHCKMGISRSASVVIAYAMKANGWNFDHALRHVKEKRSCIKPNKNFLMQLETYQGMLDAMKNKEKLQRSKSETNLKLAGAKEGRSLPGSEPTPLIQALNGAGGGQSGGKKQTANGVLLVSTVGKASHIVETVDVNLSAGDGVEKTEYAIAPEGEDEGDSGPGRGRARARQTKLQPAHQQHLKQQQHVQPANSTQTQPEQQMAFPANPCVRSKHNKIMANLFLPAAGNKLFNPCEGRVCTRGSGALKRHKSLSPDSLNPRWSGNYDFDVSSLAYAEQACPASARRASRTRTMLELDNQAEPYAGVTAVGSAGSGRRKQQSYSLEHLHGGALEMRSPCTETKTIRMPCGNGQNYSVSPNQIVHLQDKLPANEVRKKVSSSLATTGTGSSTTTIARGDSISRKLFLSSSSSSIGPHEPGSGVTGQPPAATVPSTVPSSSATLGSTVKTIVNELECNSSSNIPVAPPPLLTDPAAILSTVVPIPIASVAAEAAAVAVASAIREATRKDVPEPKDTPSAPDAKGDDAKGTNNPEQWDPGETDGRPNEPICWTSSAQIIQQCPGGGFAEPTNSDGGGANSSELGEITPELPEPSNCCPGKTSREGVMRQSSWSSCDSSCTGTDESGRIGGISQVRRLGSTPGPSGVVHSSSAAVIEEREEIPWHPGTVKRTKKRIEQRSTNAACGTLKWNAPPGTASSLQPTPSALVEKATTGEEAAPAPVDEHSQTRKTAQDELGQVEGYHPHTVRERQGMVSSSYARLSASAPDSYNLYAEPASRVVEPHTVTEPLPAKRQVKLNHQHSFAGTGEGTGSYCLRVSFRTGDRQQHQETGDGAVEEDTFNAGKVRNLKMSFEAKSNDRRQGPKKVRSLPSSPVAVHVAMGSQTKRPSGAQPVSTISSTTVIPSSSSSVMSTSPSSSSPVPGVATVAGPAGGKNIHQCITPPEDVTVRDLVDRYEVQGPRTRTTGSNSLSRTQRPRSVFEPLKQGKPFAPTANLLSHSTTQWRLDESMRPPVPPLVRGLVIPQQSGNGGSATVSYNNNSSSSSSSNTTHNNVQSGRVSSGPSVGTNSNSNTRNNNNTRIMLQSGGPGDGVAIGTVGGKRPQQHGRTHPLAKISPSARHHHHHLHVHHHHHLVHHQYNIGQLQQHRHIGTAPGPGVSGTTGPSATVTANAYNTM, encoded by the exons CAGAGTTTGCATACGCCAGACGATGAAGAGGCATCTAATGTAAATAATAG CCGTAGCGAATGCCAGAAGCTCAGAACCAGTCAAGAGACCGTAGCCTTGATGCTTGGGTCAAACGAGCATCTTCGTGCCTCGTGCGAGGATCAAGTTAGAGCGACGAACATCACGGCGTCCCGTATTACTGTCAGCGTCAGTAATTCCAGCACGTTGGAGAGCGTTTTAAATGACGAATCAGCGCATAGATATGGTGCCGGTGCAGTGGAAACCGGCGAGAGTAAGGTTGAGGATAAGGCAGCCAGTCGACCGACGTCTGCCTGCAGCAGTGGTAGCAGTTCTTCCTCATCCGATATTCAACAGCACCTACAGtcgatgttttgtttactgcGGCCGGAGGAAACGCTCAAGATG GCTGTAAAACTGGAATCTTTACGGACGGGTCGTACGAGGTATTTGGTCGTGGTATCGCGCACCGTTACAAGCAAACGCCATAACACCGGCACGCTGTACCTTACCGGCAACGGAAGCACCGGCACCACAAACGGTAACATCTCATCGTGGCCATTGTCAGCGACGCCGGTACCGATCGTCACGCCAACCGCGTCGCAACACTTTGGTCGTAGCACCTGCCCGCCACTGTCCGGCACGGTAACAGCGGCCCATATGCGCCACGGTAGCTGCACCAGCGAAACATTTGCCGGCATTGATACGTTTGTGTCCAGTCTGGACAACTGTGTCCTGAATGTTGGttccatcagcagcagcggtcGTTTGCCCGATGGACACGTGCCGTGTAGGAGTGATCAATGTGATAGTAAAACTAATAGTAGGTTAATTAATAGCACTGGAACGGTTGAGATGGCACCGTCGGGCATCAGCAGCACCGACCCGGTTGGTGAACCTTTGGAAGGTACGCCCGGTACGGACGATGCGACGATCGGCGATAAAGTAGACTGCCCACACGAATCCGCAAGCGCCTTCAGCCAGGGGGAGCTGCAAAATCAACAATACCAGAACCAGCATTCGAACAGCAACAGTGCCATCACCGTCGAAGGTGGGAAAAAGATCGAAGAATCCTGTCTCCTCGGCATTGATTGCAACGAACGTACGACGGTGGGATTGGTGCTGAAAGTACTCGCCGATACCTCCATACGGTTAGACGGTGATGG AGGTTTTAGCGTGAGTTCGTGCGGCAAGCAGCACATCTTTAAGCCGGTCTCGGTGCAGGCAATGTGGTCCGCACTGCAGACGCTGCACAAGGCATCGTTTAAGGCGCGTGAGCACAATTTTTTCGCGGGCGGACCATCCCACGATTGGGTGTCGTACTATGAGGCGCACATTGATTCGGACCGTTCCTGTCTGAACGAATGGAACGCTATGGACTCTCTCGAAAGCCGGCGGCCACCGTCGCCGGGCTCAATACGTAGCAA ACCAACCGAGCGTGAGGAAACGGAAAGCGTAATACGTTCCAAGCTGAAGGAGGTGATGATGTCTGTCGATCTGGACGACGTTACGTCGAAGTTTATACGCGGCCGGCTGGAGGAGTTGCTGGATATGGATCTGGGCGAGTACAAACCGTTCATCGATGCCGAAATGCTCGTCATCCTCGGACAGATGGATGCGCCGACGGAGATTTTCGACCACGTGTATCTCGGTTCGGAGTGGAACGCAAGCAACCTGGAGGAGCTGCAGCGTAACGG cGTCCATCACATACTGAACGTAACACGCGAGATAGACAATTTCTTTCCCGGGCTCTTTCATTATTGCAACGTCCGTGTGTACGATGATGAGAAAACGGATCTGTTGCGGCACTGGGACAACACGTTCAAGTTCATCTCGCGCGCCAAGATGGAAGGTTCGAAGGTACTTGTGCACTGTAAAATGGGTATCAGCCGGTCGGCATCGGTCGTGATCGCGTACGCGATGAAAGCGAACGGTTGGAACTTTGATCATGCGCTGCGCCACGTCAAGGAGAAGCGCAGCTGTATCAAACCGAACAAGAACTTTCTGATGCAGCTCGAAACGTACCAGGGTATGCTGGATGCGatgaaaaacaaggaaaagctCCAACGCAGCAAGAGCGAAACGAACCTGAAGCTGGCCGGTGCAAAGGAGGGACGCTCGTTACCGGGCAGTGAACCGACGCCGTTGATACAGGCACTGAACGGTGCCGGTGGTGGTCAGTCCGGTGGGAAAAAGCAAACCGCGAACGGTGTACTGCTAGTGTCCACGGTAGGGAAGGCAAGCCATATTGTTGAAACGGTCGATGTCAATCTTTCGGCTGGTGATGGTGTTGAGAAGACCGAATATGCAATAGCACCGGAAGGGGAAGATGAAGGAGATTCTGGTCCTGGTCGGGGACGTGCAAGGGCACGTCAAACGAAATTGCAACCCGCCCATCAGCAACACttaaagcagcagcagcacgtacAACCGGCGAACAGTACACAAACGCAACCGGAACAACAAATGGCGTTTCCCGCCAATCCGTGCGTTAGATCGAAGCACAACAAAATTATGGCCAATCTCTTTCTACCGGCGGCCGGCAACAAGCTGTTTAACCCTTGCGAAGGCCGTGTTTGTACGCGCGGTTCCGGTGCATTAAAGCGCCACAAAAGTCTATCGCCCGACTCGTTAAATCCTCGCTGGTCCGGTAATTATGATTTTGACGTTTCCTCTCTTGCGTACGCCGAACAAGCCTGTCCGGCCTCCGCTAGGAGAGCATCACGTACCCGCACCATGCTCGAACTGGACAATCAAGCCGAACCGTATGCCGGCGTGACGGCGGTCGGTTCCGCCGGTTCCGGGCGCCGAAAGCAACAAAGCTACTCACTGGAACATCTGCACGGTGGTGCGCTCGAGATGCGTTCACCCTGTACGGAAACGAAAACGATACGGATGCCGTGCGGCAACGGGCAGAACTACAGCGTTTCCCCGAACCAGATAGTGCACTTGCAGGACAAGCTGCCAGCGAACGAGGTACGGAAAAAGGTTTCTTCCAGCCTGGCAACGACCGGTACGGGTTCGTCAACCACGACCATAGCGCGCGGGGACAGTATCTCCCGGAAACTGTtcctcagcagcagcagcagcagcattggGCCGCATGAGCCGGGTTCCGGCGTCACCGGTCAGCCACCTGCCGCAACAGTGCCATCCACCGTACCGTCGTCTTCAGCAACCTTGGGATCCACGGTGAAAACAATCGTTAACGAGCTAGAGTGTAATAGCAGTAGCAATATACCGGTCGCACCACCGCCACTGCTAACCGATCCGGCCGCAATACTGTCGACCGTCGTTCCGATACCGATCGCATCCGTAGCAGCGGAAGCGGCAGCAGTTGCCGTTGCTTCAGCCATTCGTGAAGCGACTCGGAAGGATGTTCCCGAACCGAAAGATACACCGTCGGCACCGGACGCTAAAGGTGATGATGCTAAAGGTACGAACAATCCGGAACAGTGGGATCCCGGAGAGACCGACGGCAGACCGAACGAACCAATCTGTTGGACGTCTTCCGCACAAATCATTCAACAGTGCCCTGGTGGGGGTTTTGCGGAACCAACAAAcagcgatggtggtggtgcgaaCAGTAGCGAGCTTGGTGAAATTACACCGGAACTCCCAGAGCCATCAAACTGCTGTCCCGGCAAAACATCGCGTGAGGGCGTTATGCGCCAAAGTTCGTGGAGTAGCTGTGATTCGAGCTGTACCGGTACGGATGAATCGGGACGGATCGGTGGCATTAGTCAAGTCCGGCGGCTAGGGTCCACACCCGGTCCGTCCGGTGTGGTGCACAGTAGCAGTGCGGCGGTAATCGAGGAAAGGGAAGAAATACCGTGGCATCCTGGGACGGTGAAACGCACGAAGAAACGCATCGAGCAGCGCAGTACGAATGCTGCGTGTGGAACACTAAAATGGAACGCGCCGCCCGGGACAGCATCATCCCTGCAGCCGACACCGTCCGCATTAGTAGAAAAAGCGACAACGGGTGAGGAGGCCGCACCCGCACCGGTAGACGAACATTCACAAACGCGAAAAACTGCACAAGATGAGCTGGGACAGGTGGAAGGCTATCATCCGCATACCGTACGCGAACGGCAGGGAATGGTTTCGTCGAGTTACGCACGCCTATCAGCCTCAGCACCGGATTCGTACAACCTTTACGCGGAACCAGCCAGCCGGGTGGTTGAACCGCACACAGTAACCGAACCGTTGCCTGCGAAGCGACAGGTTAAGCTTAACCATCAGCATTCGTTTGCCGGTACGGGGGAAGGAACCGGTTCGTACTGTTTGCGGGTAAGCTTTCGTACTGGTGAtcgccagcagcaccaagaGACCGGTGATGGTGCTGTTGAGGAGGATACGTTTAATGCGGGTAAGGTGAGAAATTTAAAGATGAGCTTTGAGGCGAAATCGAACGACCGTAGGCAAGGGCCGAAAAAGGTACGTTCGCTTCCATCGTCACCGGTTGCGGTGCACGTAGCGATGGGCAGTCAAACGAAGCGACCGTCCGGCGCTCAACCGGTTTCTACCATCTCCTCCACCACCGTTATCCCGTCTTCATCCTCCTCCGTAATGTCCacctcaccatcatcatcatcaccggtGCCGGGGGTGGCGACCGTCGCAGGACCGGCAGGAGGTAAAAACATTCACCAGTGCATCACACCACCCGAGGATGTGACGGTACGCGATCTTGTCGATCGGTATGAAGTGCAAGGTCCCCGTACGCGTACGACTGGCAGCAATTCACTGTCCCGAACGCAGCGTCCACGTTCGGTATTCGAACcactcaaacagggtaaaccGTTTGCACCAACCGCTAATCTGCTGTCTCACTCCACCACACAGTGGCGGCTTGATGAGTCGATGCGACCACCGGTACCGCCGCTCGTTCGTGGATTAGTGATACCGCAACAGAGTGGGAATGGTGGAAGCGCCACCGTATCCTATAATAATaacagtagtagcagcagtagcagcaacaccaCGCATAACAACGTACAATCGGGTCGCGTATCGTCCGGACCGAGTGTTGGTACTAACAGCAACAGTAATACcagaaataataacaacacGCGCATAATGCTACAGTCTGGTGGACCTGGCGACGGTGTCGCTATCGGTACGGTGGGTGGTAAACGACCGCAGCAGCATGGTAGAACGCATCCGCTGGCAAAAATAAGCCCCAGCGCAaggcatcaccatcatcacctgcatgtgcatcaccatcatcatctggTGCATCATCAGTACAACATTGGACAgctgcagcagcatcgtcacatCGGTACGGCACCGGGACCGGGCGTATCCGGTACAACTGGCCCATCGGCCACTGTCACAGCGAACGCTTACAACACGATGTGA
- the LOC125772355 gene encoding uncharacterized protein LOC125772355 isoform X2, with product MVLMALATSQQQQPISNQDDSNPSLHTPDDEEASNVNNSRSECQKLRTSQETVALMLGSNEHLRASCEDQVRATNITASRITVSVSNSSTLESVLNDESAHRYGAGAVETGESKVEDKAASRPTSACSSGSSSSSSDIQQHLQSMFCLLRPEETLKMAVKLESLRTGRTRYLVVVSRTVTSKRHNTGTLYLTGNGSTGTTNGNISSWPLSATPVPIVTPTASQHFGRSTCPPLSGTVTAAHMRHGSCTSETFAGIDTFVSSLDNCVLNVGSISSSGRLPDGHVPCRSDQCDSKTNSRLINSTGTVEMAPSGISSTDPVGEPLEGTPGTDDATIGDKVDCPHESASAFSQGELQNQQYQNQHSNSNSAITVEGGKKIEESCLLGIDCNERTTVGLVLKVLADTSIRLDGDGGFSVSSCGKQHIFKPVSVQAMWSALQTLHKASFKAREHNFFAGGPSHDWVSYYEAHIDSDRSCLNEWNAMDSLESRRPPSPGSIRSKPTEREETESVIRSKLKEVMMSVDLDDVTSKFIRGRLEELLDMDLGEYKPFIDAEMLVILGQMDAPTEIFDHVYLGSEWNASNLEELQRNGVHHILNVTREIDNFFPGLFHYCNVRVYDDEKTDLLRHWDNTFKFISRAKMEGSKVLVHCKMGISRSASVVIAYAMKANGWNFDHALRHVKEKRSCIKPNKNFLMQLETYQGMLDAMKNKEKLQRSKSETNLKLAGAKEGRSLPGSEPTPLIQALNGAGGGQSGGKKQTANGVLLVSTVGKASHIVETVDVNLSAGDGVEKTEYAIAPEGEDEGDSGPGRGRARARQTKLQPAHQQHLKQQQHVQPANSTQTQPEQQMAFPANPCVRSKHNKIMANLFLPAAGNKLFNPCEGRVCTRGSGALKRHKSLSPDSLNPRWSGNYDFDVSSLAYAEQACPASARRASRTRTMLELDNQAEPYAGVTAVGSAGSGRRKQQSYSLEHLHGGALEMRSPCTETKTIRMPCGNGQNYSVSPNQIVHLQDKLPANEVRKKVSSSLATTGTGSSTTTIARGDSISRKLFLSSSSSSIGPHEPGSGVTGQPPAATVPSTVPSSSATLGSTVKTIVNELECNSSSNIPVAPPPLLTDPAAILSTVVPIPIASVAAEAAAVAVASAIREATRKDVPEPKDTPSAPDAKGDDAKGTNNPEQWDPGETDGRPNEPICWTSSAQIIQQCPGGGFAEPTNSDGGGANSSELGEITPELPEPSNCCPGKTSREGVMRQSSWSSCDSSCTGTDESGRIGGISQVRRLGSTPGPSGVVHSSSAAVIEEREEIPWHPGTVKRTKKRIEQRSTNAACGTLKWNAPPGTASSLQPTPSALVEKATTGEEAAPAPVDEHSQTRKTAQDELGQVEGYHPHTVRERQGMVSSSYARLSASAPDSYNLYAEPASRVVEPHTVTEPLPAKRQVKLNHQHSFAGTGEGTGSYCLRVSFRTGDRQQHQETGDGAVEEDTFNAGKVRNLKMSFEAKSNDRRQGPKKVRSLPSSPVAVHVAMGSQTKRPSGAQPVSTISSTTVIPSSSSSVMSTSPSSSSPVPGVATVAGPAGGKNIHQCITPPEDVTVRDLVDRYEVQGPRTRTTGSNSLSRTQRPRSVFEPLKQGKPFAPTANLLSHSTTQWRLDESMRPPVPPLVRGLVIPQQSGNGGSATVSYNNNSSSSSSSNTTHNNVQSGRVSSGPSVGTNSNSNTRNNNNTRIMLQSGGPGDGVAIGTVGGKRPQQHGRTHPLAKISPSARHHHHHLHVHHHHHLVHHQYNIGQLQQHRHIGTAPGPGVSGTTGPSATVTANAYNTM from the exons AGTTTGCATACGCCAGACGATGAAGAGGCATCTAATGTAAATAATAG CCGTAGCGAATGCCAGAAGCTCAGAACCAGTCAAGAGACCGTAGCCTTGATGCTTGGGTCAAACGAGCATCTTCGTGCCTCGTGCGAGGATCAAGTTAGAGCGACGAACATCACGGCGTCCCGTATTACTGTCAGCGTCAGTAATTCCAGCACGTTGGAGAGCGTTTTAAATGACGAATCAGCGCATAGATATGGTGCCGGTGCAGTGGAAACCGGCGAGAGTAAGGTTGAGGATAAGGCAGCCAGTCGACCGACGTCTGCCTGCAGCAGTGGTAGCAGTTCTTCCTCATCCGATATTCAACAGCACCTACAGtcgatgttttgtttactgcGGCCGGAGGAAACGCTCAAGATG GCTGTAAAACTGGAATCTTTACGGACGGGTCGTACGAGGTATTTGGTCGTGGTATCGCGCACCGTTACAAGCAAACGCCATAACACCGGCACGCTGTACCTTACCGGCAACGGAAGCACCGGCACCACAAACGGTAACATCTCATCGTGGCCATTGTCAGCGACGCCGGTACCGATCGTCACGCCAACCGCGTCGCAACACTTTGGTCGTAGCACCTGCCCGCCACTGTCCGGCACGGTAACAGCGGCCCATATGCGCCACGGTAGCTGCACCAGCGAAACATTTGCCGGCATTGATACGTTTGTGTCCAGTCTGGACAACTGTGTCCTGAATGTTGGttccatcagcagcagcggtcGTTTGCCCGATGGACACGTGCCGTGTAGGAGTGATCAATGTGATAGTAAAACTAATAGTAGGTTAATTAATAGCACTGGAACGGTTGAGATGGCACCGTCGGGCATCAGCAGCACCGACCCGGTTGGTGAACCTTTGGAAGGTACGCCCGGTACGGACGATGCGACGATCGGCGATAAAGTAGACTGCCCACACGAATCCGCAAGCGCCTTCAGCCAGGGGGAGCTGCAAAATCAACAATACCAGAACCAGCATTCGAACAGCAACAGTGCCATCACCGTCGAAGGTGGGAAAAAGATCGAAGAATCCTGTCTCCTCGGCATTGATTGCAACGAACGTACGACGGTGGGATTGGTGCTGAAAGTACTCGCCGATACCTCCATACGGTTAGACGGTGATGG AGGTTTTAGCGTGAGTTCGTGCGGCAAGCAGCACATCTTTAAGCCGGTCTCGGTGCAGGCAATGTGGTCCGCACTGCAGACGCTGCACAAGGCATCGTTTAAGGCGCGTGAGCACAATTTTTTCGCGGGCGGACCATCCCACGATTGGGTGTCGTACTATGAGGCGCACATTGATTCGGACCGTTCCTGTCTGAACGAATGGAACGCTATGGACTCTCTCGAAAGCCGGCGGCCACCGTCGCCGGGCTCAATACGTAGCAA ACCAACCGAGCGTGAGGAAACGGAAAGCGTAATACGTTCCAAGCTGAAGGAGGTGATGATGTCTGTCGATCTGGACGACGTTACGTCGAAGTTTATACGCGGCCGGCTGGAGGAGTTGCTGGATATGGATCTGGGCGAGTACAAACCGTTCATCGATGCCGAAATGCTCGTCATCCTCGGACAGATGGATGCGCCGACGGAGATTTTCGACCACGTGTATCTCGGTTCGGAGTGGAACGCAAGCAACCTGGAGGAGCTGCAGCGTAACGG cGTCCATCACATACTGAACGTAACACGCGAGATAGACAATTTCTTTCCCGGGCTCTTTCATTATTGCAACGTCCGTGTGTACGATGATGAGAAAACGGATCTGTTGCGGCACTGGGACAACACGTTCAAGTTCATCTCGCGCGCCAAGATGGAAGGTTCGAAGGTACTTGTGCACTGTAAAATGGGTATCAGCCGGTCGGCATCGGTCGTGATCGCGTACGCGATGAAAGCGAACGGTTGGAACTTTGATCATGCGCTGCGCCACGTCAAGGAGAAGCGCAGCTGTATCAAACCGAACAAGAACTTTCTGATGCAGCTCGAAACGTACCAGGGTATGCTGGATGCGatgaaaaacaaggaaaagctCCAACGCAGCAAGAGCGAAACGAACCTGAAGCTGGCCGGTGCAAAGGAGGGACGCTCGTTACCGGGCAGTGAACCGACGCCGTTGATACAGGCACTGAACGGTGCCGGTGGTGGTCAGTCCGGTGGGAAAAAGCAAACCGCGAACGGTGTACTGCTAGTGTCCACGGTAGGGAAGGCAAGCCATATTGTTGAAACGGTCGATGTCAATCTTTCGGCTGGTGATGGTGTTGAGAAGACCGAATATGCAATAGCACCGGAAGGGGAAGATGAAGGAGATTCTGGTCCTGGTCGGGGACGTGCAAGGGCACGTCAAACGAAATTGCAACCCGCCCATCAGCAACACttaaagcagcagcagcacgtacAACCGGCGAACAGTACACAAACGCAACCGGAACAACAAATGGCGTTTCCCGCCAATCCGTGCGTTAGATCGAAGCACAACAAAATTATGGCCAATCTCTTTCTACCGGCGGCCGGCAACAAGCTGTTTAACCCTTGCGAAGGCCGTGTTTGTACGCGCGGTTCCGGTGCATTAAAGCGCCACAAAAGTCTATCGCCCGACTCGTTAAATCCTCGCTGGTCCGGTAATTATGATTTTGACGTTTCCTCTCTTGCGTACGCCGAACAAGCCTGTCCGGCCTCCGCTAGGAGAGCATCACGTACCCGCACCATGCTCGAACTGGACAATCAAGCCGAACCGTATGCCGGCGTGACGGCGGTCGGTTCCGCCGGTTCCGGGCGCCGAAAGCAACAAAGCTACTCACTGGAACATCTGCACGGTGGTGCGCTCGAGATGCGTTCACCCTGTACGGAAACGAAAACGATACGGATGCCGTGCGGCAACGGGCAGAACTACAGCGTTTCCCCGAACCAGATAGTGCACTTGCAGGACAAGCTGCCAGCGAACGAGGTACGGAAAAAGGTTTCTTCCAGCCTGGCAACGACCGGTACGGGTTCGTCAACCACGACCATAGCGCGCGGGGACAGTATCTCCCGGAAACTGTtcctcagcagcagcagcagcagcattggGCCGCATGAGCCGGGTTCCGGCGTCACCGGTCAGCCACCTGCCGCAACAGTGCCATCCACCGTACCGTCGTCTTCAGCAACCTTGGGATCCACGGTGAAAACAATCGTTAACGAGCTAGAGTGTAATAGCAGTAGCAATATACCGGTCGCACCACCGCCACTGCTAACCGATCCGGCCGCAATACTGTCGACCGTCGTTCCGATACCGATCGCATCCGTAGCAGCGGAAGCGGCAGCAGTTGCCGTTGCTTCAGCCATTCGTGAAGCGACTCGGAAGGATGTTCCCGAACCGAAAGATACACCGTCGGCACCGGACGCTAAAGGTGATGATGCTAAAGGTACGAACAATCCGGAACAGTGGGATCCCGGAGAGACCGACGGCAGACCGAACGAACCAATCTGTTGGACGTCTTCCGCACAAATCATTCAACAGTGCCCTGGTGGGGGTTTTGCGGAACCAACAAAcagcgatggtggtggtgcgaaCAGTAGCGAGCTTGGTGAAATTACACCGGAACTCCCAGAGCCATCAAACTGCTGTCCCGGCAAAACATCGCGTGAGGGCGTTATGCGCCAAAGTTCGTGGAGTAGCTGTGATTCGAGCTGTACCGGTACGGATGAATCGGGACGGATCGGTGGCATTAGTCAAGTCCGGCGGCTAGGGTCCACACCCGGTCCGTCCGGTGTGGTGCACAGTAGCAGTGCGGCGGTAATCGAGGAAAGGGAAGAAATACCGTGGCATCCTGGGACGGTGAAACGCACGAAGAAACGCATCGAGCAGCGCAGTACGAATGCTGCGTGTGGAACACTAAAATGGAACGCGCCGCCCGGGACAGCATCATCCCTGCAGCCGACACCGTCCGCATTAGTAGAAAAAGCGACAACGGGTGAGGAGGCCGCACCCGCACCGGTAGACGAACATTCACAAACGCGAAAAACTGCACAAGATGAGCTGGGACAGGTGGAAGGCTATCATCCGCATACCGTACGCGAACGGCAGGGAATGGTTTCGTCGAGTTACGCACGCCTATCAGCCTCAGCACCGGATTCGTACAACCTTTACGCGGAACCAGCCAGCCGGGTGGTTGAACCGCACACAGTAACCGAACCGTTGCCTGCGAAGCGACAGGTTAAGCTTAACCATCAGCATTCGTTTGCCGGTACGGGGGAAGGAACCGGTTCGTACTGTTTGCGGGTAAGCTTTCGTACTGGTGAtcgccagcagcaccaagaGACCGGTGATGGTGCTGTTGAGGAGGATACGTTTAATGCGGGTAAGGTGAGAAATTTAAAGATGAGCTTTGAGGCGAAATCGAACGACCGTAGGCAAGGGCCGAAAAAGGTACGTTCGCTTCCATCGTCACCGGTTGCGGTGCACGTAGCGATGGGCAGTCAAACGAAGCGACCGTCCGGCGCTCAACCGGTTTCTACCATCTCCTCCACCACCGTTATCCCGTCTTCATCCTCCTCCGTAATGTCCacctcaccatcatcatcatcaccggtGCCGGGGGTGGCGACCGTCGCAGGACCGGCAGGAGGTAAAAACATTCACCAGTGCATCACACCACCCGAGGATGTGACGGTACGCGATCTTGTCGATCGGTATGAAGTGCAAGGTCCCCGTACGCGTACGACTGGCAGCAATTCACTGTCCCGAACGCAGCGTCCACGTTCGGTATTCGAACcactcaaacagggtaaaccGTTTGCACCAACCGCTAATCTGCTGTCTCACTCCACCACACAGTGGCGGCTTGATGAGTCGATGCGACCACCGGTACCGCCGCTCGTTCGTGGATTAGTGATACCGCAACAGAGTGGGAATGGTGGAAGCGCCACCGTATCCTATAATAATaacagtagtagcagcagtagcagcaacaccaCGCATAACAACGTACAATCGGGTCGCGTATCGTCCGGACCGAGTGTTGGTACTAACAGCAACAGTAATACcagaaataataacaacacGCGCATAATGCTACAGTCTGGTGGACCTGGCGACGGTGTCGCTATCGGTACGGTGGGTGGTAAACGACCGCAGCAGCATGGTAGAACGCATCCGCTGGCAAAAATAAGCCCCAGCGCAaggcatcaccatcatcacctgcatgtgcatcaccatcatcatctggTGCATCATCAGTACAACATTGGACAgctgcagcagcatcgtcacatCGGTACGGCACCGGGACCGGGCGTATCCGGTACAACTGGCCCATCGGCCACTGTCACAGCGAACGCTTACAACACGATGTGA